DNA sequence from the Cydia fagiglandana chromosome 12, ilCydFagi1.1, whole genome shotgun sequence genome:
TCTATCGACTTCCTGTATCTATAAGGAAGTGACCACAACCTTACTAAACTTGTCTTATCCAAATAATGCCACACACACGCCAATAACATGTTTGGCATAAGCTgtttatataagtacttaaatattacTTGAACATTAAGTACAATAGTCAATATAATTAAGTAGTATTATAAGGTTTtaggaataaaattaaaataaataatatgtctatagctcataaaacattttataaaatttgcgatgacaaataaaaatacaaagtaaTGAAACttctaaattttaataaataggtatttatattaaattacatagtaCCTCTATGCCTCTGTAGTTTCAATTtgtttcaaattaataattattatcatgcTCATGCTTGTGTTTAATTCCAATCAACCCAACCCAAACGAGGAGTCTAAAACATTCGGAGGCTTGGGCCTGTTGTCAGTACCCACATTTTTCATCAACAAACTCAGTTGCTCCCGTAAGTCCCTCGCCAACAGTATGTTCTCGTATGACATCGAACGTTTCATCTTCATGGCGTTTGTGAGTGTGGTTGGTCTAAGGAGCTTCAGCTGCGGCAGGGCTATCTGTCTGTCAGACTGTTCCACCAAGCTAGCTGTGTATGAAACTAGACACATAATCCCATAGATAATAACTGCGAGGAATATGGAGAACCCGGTCATTATGCAATTCTTCTCTGTGCAGATCATTATAAGCTCTCTTTCATTCTGATCTATATGTTTACATAGtcttaacataataatattttgaatcgGGCTGTACACGCcaatatataaaattatagcAAAATAAAGAGCGATTGCTAAAGTAACGTTTGCTTTATATTTTTCAATCTTCTCGTTAATATAGTTGGTGATTTTACGTTGGTCGTAGGCGGGGTTCAGCATGACGAGAACTATTACCATTTGGATGAAGAGCAGGGCTGCAGCGACCACGCAGTGGGCGTCCATCTTGCTCGGTGAAACTTTTGGTATAATTGGTTGTTGATATACgatacattttatttacaatttttcacACGTAATTTCGTTTGTGTAGGCATCTTGACAGATGACATATGTAGTTTTCTAAACTTTATGGCGGATTCATTGACATTTCATAGAAAGGTGGACAAAGTTATTATACGTTTATTTTATATCTAAGGCCAGTTTAGGTACTGGATTTTTAGATGGTCAagtaaatcttgtcagtagaaaaaggcgagaAATTTTAATTTTCGTGTTATAACCAAATAATAAGAGAATAACACAAAAGttaatataataagtatatatatatatatatatatatttatatgtatacatatatatatttttacaatgactttcttcttcttcttcaaataTGGAATACGTTTACTCACCTATACTtgcctatacctacctattgtatAGACAGACAGCAGCCACATTCACGGTGAGTTACCTACGCAAGTACGCGGATGATACGCATTCTTATCACTCCGTGCGTGATAAATTTTGCGCTTTTCGTCTGTGTATCTTTGTCTGCTGATAGTACAAATAAAAGGTTTATTGAACATAGccacgaataaaaaaataaaatacgaaaatatattttaaaatcagCTGTAATTATATTGGATCGTAAATGGTATAATAAATCACATTTTGGACATTGGAATCAAGGGAAGAATAAGACTGTTTTCCGGACTGAAGTATGGCGTGTCTACACATCATTTCAAACTCCATCATCCTTGAGAGCATCACTAAGAACTGCGTTAATCTCAAAATcagaaccaaaaggaatacagtAGAAGAAAATGTAGTGTAAGACTTTAACAAATTCACCATTTCAAAGTCTTTCGACAATGCCCTGTCATTAATTTCTAATAATATGTTCCTAAATTTTATATTCTCGAAAATAATCTCAAAGCAGGACATAGCGGCCAAGCCAGAAACGATTACTGATACAGTAATTTCCTTCTTAAGCAAATCATACCAGATATTCCTTACAAACTCAGTATCTCTGACAGGCTTCAAGAGGGCCATGACCATTAAAATTTCTAGAACCAACATGAAACTCACTATCAAGGTAAATGGGTTAATCATTTGACTTCACTATAGCAGATTTCGACGTGAAAGTTTCTTCTTGACTTGAGTGACTTGTCTCATCAAATTCTTTCGCATCTGTTATCGCACTTGGATATTTTATATCATTTGTCTCTGTTTGTAAATCTTTGTATGTACGGAAGTTATCACTTTCATCCAGATCTTCTAGTGACGGAGAatctattaaattattaacttcCTCGTTGCCCGAAAAGAAATTTGTGTAATCCATCTGATATGTCATAGAGACGTCCACCAAATCACAATTTTCCATAGATTTTGAGAATTCGTATAGCTTTGCAGAAAACTGTACGTAATCTAGCAGTCTAATAAACACTAAAACTAAAAAGAATGAGAACGTTCCAAGCCAAAAGTTTCGTTTTGCATTGCTGATTTCGATAACACGAACCAATTTTTCTCTGGCAGTAAAACTCTTAAATACCAACTTGGGTTTGTTTAGATTCGACAATATCTTCATAGGCTTGAGGATTCCATGTCGTATAGTGAATACACTATAAACAGTAACTAGTAAAACTATAACATTTTTGATAACTCGGTTGTTCTTGCAGAACGTGATAAAGTTTGATAAATATATAAGGTCAATCACTGGTAGGACGAGGATTAGATTCACTATCATTTGAATTCCATTTACAGCTATTAGATATATGGTTGGAGTATCCATTAGGTTTATTTTTTCCGTTTCATTTTGTTCAACTGACAGTGACAATACGTTGACGTGACAAAACCTTTTCTCTAAGCTTTTTTTCACACGTCTTCGATAGAGTTCAGATCGCATTACGCGATGCAGAGTGCGTACTTCTCTGATTGAATTCGTTATCAACCCGCAACGTATCGAACGGAACGTCTAACAAGATGCCTATTTACACCGTCGATATCTTGCTGTGAAACAAAATAACGGGCTAGTACGTGGCATTCGTTTTGTCATGGCACATTATGTTGCTTGCCTCGCCTGCTTCGCTACGCACGACACCCGCGTTgtttcctaaaattaaaaagaCTTATGTTGTTATAGAATCCACATGCAGATAAGTTGTTAAGGTTGAAAGTTTTGCTCGAATGCGACGTGCCGTGGGTGTAATCGAAAGGGGGATATCTTGAGTCTCGCTTGCACCAAGCGCACGTGGCTTCCCCAGGCAGGCTCTATTCACAACCGACTGCCTTTGCGTGTGAAGCTGACGGTCCAGTATAAAAGTACCATTTCATTATACATTGTTGGTGTATCTGAGGGTCAATTTACGTTAGTTATCAACACAGTTGGGTAGAAGTTTTATGAATGGCCATTCAGGTTTAAGCGCCCTCCCAACAACAGTAGCTATGTCGACTTATCAATTATGCCGAACTGTTGACTTTGCGAACACCAATATTTTCGACGCTTGCTGCATGCGATCCCAAGGAAGCCTGATGGTTTTAGATTTAATCTTTTAATTAATGAGCGTTTGGACGTAGTTAGGCGCTTAGACAGGTACCTAAATAGAGTGTTTAGTAGAATGATGGTTACGGTAATCCTTCAGAAATAGGACGGGGTTATCATTATCAAGTTAAGTAAACGAATATTAAAAAAAGGATCATTACTCAGTATATTGACTTGACTAGACTGTGAGAGAATTTATAAGGGCAAACAAACCCGGAGTTCGAATCCAGGTTCGTACATGCTTCTGGAAAATTTAACGAATAACAACTAAAATGAAACTGACTATTGGCTCAAAAATAATCTCTCATGTGTTGTGCCGCGGGCGACTCAACTATACGGAGCGCGAGCAGTTTGACAAAGTTAAATACCTATTGTAATGCCGCGCACTCCGAGGCCACGCATGAAGTTTgacataaataaattttattttagggaataaaacctttaattgtttttttttttatttgctggAAATTGTATTCTCGGTATTTAAAGCTGCGGGCGAAGTAAGTATATTTATCGCTTTCACGCTTTTAATTCAGACGTAGTCCCTTGAAAGTTCTTTTAAGCGGGTTTTACTAGTGCTTGCTAAACGAACGAAGAttaaaaataccggccaagtgcgagtcggtttcgcgcacgaagggatcCATACCATTTcgcaaaaaacggaaaaaaaccGACGTATATgttttatgggagccccacttaaatatttattttatcctgtgtctagtatttgttgttaaagcagcgacagaaatacatcatctgtgaaaatttcaactctctattACGGTTCAACATATACAGCTTGGTGAAAGACAAACGGAcgggacggacagacagacagacgaatcAGTTAAGtcttggtaatagggtcccgtttttaccttttgggtaccgAACCCAAAAAAATACGTTTATAAGAAAAAATCGCCTAACATTCAATGTATTTttagaaaagaaagaaaagaaaagaactatatatttatttacgtcaaccaaccagttaaattacaaattttatattgacacatagacgttaaataggacgcccactcagcgtaatgctacgacggtaagccgcagcgctgattttcggtGGGGACACTGGGGACCTAACTTATCACTAACTAATAAGGAGAAAAATTAAATTGACTGAACTAAAAGATAACAAATTTGTTAAGGCCTACCGccataaaacataacaaaaacatGAGGATATAGTAAGAAAAAGTTAAGAGTAAAGAAGAAGTTAAATGTTTAAATCGGCCTAGTGCgagaaagaaagaaataaggGTAGTTGATGCTATTATGTATTAATGTTGCCGCTAAATATTTTGGGtgttttataatataacatCAAATGAAATTTGTGGCTGTGGATTAAGGCTAAGACTATTTTTGTATATATCAAAATGTAGGCAGATTTAAGGCAAAGTTATACGAAAGTAGGTCAAATAATATACGCGATGTTTATCAAACTTGTAACAATGTGCCAACATAAACTGGCTCGGGGATCTGATAAGTTTTGTGATACAAATAGAGTTGTTTCTTATCTAGGTTGTTTATAATAGGCTTACTGTGTTAGGCTTAAAGTTCTTTCTTTAACCTTTCATATGTGTGTGATGGTCAAAAACACTGGGGACAAACCTCAGTCATGTTATATATTTACATGTGAAAAAATCTTTCTAAAAAAATGCCCAAAAAATTCGGTTGTATCCTAATCGGCGTTTATTTTGCAACTCGAGGTGAATgactttaattatattttatttaatgtcgtttattttataaatatagtatctgcttataaaattttaaaggtATCGCTTGGGTATCACGGGCTT
Encoded proteins:
- the LOC134669246 gene encoding uncharacterized protein LOC134669246 is translated as MDAHCVVAAALLFIQMVIVLVMLNPAYDQRKITNYINEKIEKYKANVTLAIALYFAIILYIGVYSPIQNIIMLRLCKHIDQNERELIMICTEKNCIMTGFSIFLAVIIYGIMCLVSYTASLVEQSDRQIALPQLKLLRPTTLTNAMKMKRSMSYENILLARDLREQLSLLMKNVGTDNRPKPPNVLDSSFGLG